The sequence below is a genomic window from Desulfobulbus oligotrophicus.
CAACAAAATCCATCTCCTTCGACGCAAGGTCGGCACAGCCTACCAGGACTTCAAGCTACTTTCTGACCGGACTGTAGCAGACAATATCGCCATCGCCATGGAGGTGATATATCGACCCAGTTCTCATATTGAACAGCGAACCCGAACTTTACTCGACCAGCTCGACCTGGCGACGAAATACAACACGCGGGCCGGAGACCTTTCCCGCGGCGAACAGCAAAGAGTCGCCATTGCACGGGCGGTGGCCAACAATCCGGAAATCGTCCTCGCCGATGAGCCGACCGGTAACCTGGATGCCGAGACCACAGCAAGGGTGATGGAACTTTTCTACCAGCTCAATCGTCAGGGCACCACATTGCTTATCGCCACTCACGACCGTTCCCTTTTTGCAGATACAGGCCACCGGGTGATTGAGCTGCGTTCCGGAAAAATTAAATCAACGGTCAAC
It includes:
- the ftsE gene encoding cell division ATP-binding protein FtsE, which produces MHQTPPTPSTIVDLVKVSKTYHPDTQALVDISLNVCQGEILFLTGVSGAGKTTLLRLISHIERPTKGMIEVAGIDLGKLPRNKIHLLRRKVGTAYQDFKLLSDRTVADNIAIAMEVIYRPSSHIEQRTRTLLDQLDLATKYNTRAGDLSRGEQQRVAIARAVANNPEIVLADEPTGNLDAETTARVMELFYQLNRQGTTLLIATHDRSLFADTGHRVIELRSGKIKSTVNRSLKNISEPTEEVHTVQESEQ